The proteins below are encoded in one region of Coffea arabica cultivar ET-39 chromosome 4c, Coffea Arabica ET-39 HiFi, whole genome shotgun sequence:
- the LOC113740013 gene encoding uncharacterized protein isoform X3: MYGKRGSELVKELASSEPGQLSAFNNDLFAQVINECTGHLHHLGLLIRYNRAETIRSLGWAVERVLPEEIEEKLSGSEKEYFKNHAASLQSYMSELDLDLGVTVQPAAILQSRKLISLLFLYLKSGYSSDMVPPKDPYIKVRVLEDIGNVLLSDQSANLARHAILFLRRTDAEQYISQGLMEELTG; the protein is encoded by the exons ATGTATGGGAAAAGGGGAAGCGAATTAGTCAAAGAACTTGCGAGCAGTGAACCGGGACAACTCTCAGCTTTTAAT AATGACCTATTTGCCCAAGTAATCAATGAATGTACAGGCCACCTCCATCACCTTGGCTTATTGATAAG GTATAATAGAGCAGAAACTATACGAAGTTTGGGATGGGCTGTTGAGAGAGTTCTGCCTGAAGAAATAGAAGAGAAGCTCAGTGGCTCTGAGAAAGAATATTTCAAGAACCATGCTGCAAGTTTACAATCTTATATGTCAGAACTTGATCTTGATTTAG GTGTAACAGTTCAACCTGCTGCCATTTTGCAGTCTAGGAAATTGATTTCTCTTCTGTTCTTGTACCTGAAGAGTGGGTATAGCTCC GACATGGTCCCGCCAAAAGATCCCTACATCAAAGTGAGGGTACTAGAGGATATTGGAAATGTTCTGCTCAGTGATCAGTCAGCTAACTTAGCTCGCCATGCAATTCTTTTTCTCAGAAGAACTGATGCTGAGCAATACATCTCCCAG GGCTTAATGGAAGAGCTGACTGGTTGA
- the LOC113740013 gene encoding uncharacterized protein isoform X1, with the protein MYGKRGSELVKELASSEPGQLSAFNNDLFAQVINECTGHLHHLGLLIRKIEELKKIEEKKKLNNQELEESEKPLLKAHNSGALIHHLSLLRNKRCLMAYVYNRAETIRSLGWAVERVLPEEIEEKLSGSEKEYFKNHAASLQSYMSELDLDLGVTVQPAAILQSRKLISLLFLYLKSGYSSDMVPPKDPYIKVRVLEDIGNVLLSDQSANLARHAILFLRRTDAEQYISQGLMEELTG; encoded by the exons ATGTATGGGAAAAGGGGAAGCGAATTAGTCAAAGAACTTGCGAGCAGTGAACCGGGACAACTCTCAGCTTTTAAT AATGACCTATTTGCCCAAGTAATCAATGAATGTACAGGCCACCTCCATCACCTTGGCTTATTGATAAG GAAAATTGAAGAGCTAAAGAAGattgaagagaaaaagaaacttAATAACCAGGAATTAGAAGAATCAGAAAAACCGTTGCTAAAAGCTCACAACTCGGGGGCACTCATCCACCACCTTTCTCTACTCCGCAACAAGCGTTGTTTGATGGCTTATGT GTATAATAGAGCAGAAACTATACGAAGTTTGGGATGGGCTGTTGAGAGAGTTCTGCCTGAAGAAATAGAAGAGAAGCTCAGTGGCTCTGAGAAAGAATATTTCAAGAACCATGCTGCAAGTTTACAATCTTATATGTCAGAACTTGATCTTGATTTAG GTGTAACAGTTCAACCTGCTGCCATTTTGCAGTCTAGGAAATTGATTTCTCTTCTGTTCTTGTACCTGAAGAGTGGGTATAGCTCC GACATGGTCCCGCCAAAAGATCCCTACATCAAAGTGAGGGTACTAGAGGATATTGGAAATGTTCTGCTCAGTGATCAGTCAGCTAACTTAGCTCGCCATGCAATTCTTTTTCTCAGAAGAACTGATGCTGAGCAATACATCTCCCAG GGCTTAATGGAAGAGCTGACTGGTTGA
- the LOC113740013 gene encoding uncharacterized protein isoform X2, translated as MYGKRGSELVKELASSEPGQLSAFNNDLFAQVINECTGHLHHLGLLIRKIEELKKIEEKKKLNNQELEESEKPLLKAHNSGALIHHLSLLRNKRCLMAYVYNRAETIRSLGWAVERVLPEEIEEKLSGSEKEYFKNHAASLQSYMSELDLDLGVDMVPPKDPYIKVRVLEDIGNVLLSDQSANLARHAILFLRRTDAEQYISQGLMEELTG; from the exons ATGTATGGGAAAAGGGGAAGCGAATTAGTCAAAGAACTTGCGAGCAGTGAACCGGGACAACTCTCAGCTTTTAAT AATGACCTATTTGCCCAAGTAATCAATGAATGTACAGGCCACCTCCATCACCTTGGCTTATTGATAAG GAAAATTGAAGAGCTAAAGAAGattgaagagaaaaagaaacttAATAACCAGGAATTAGAAGAATCAGAAAAACCGTTGCTAAAAGCTCACAACTCGGGGGCACTCATCCACCACCTTTCTCTACTCCGCAACAAGCGTTGTTTGATGGCTTATGT GTATAATAGAGCAGAAACTATACGAAGTTTGGGATGGGCTGTTGAGAGAGTTCTGCCTGAAGAAATAGAAGAGAAGCTCAGTGGCTCTGAGAAAGAATATTTCAAGAACCATGCTGCAAGTTTACAATCTTATATGTCAGAACTTGATCTTGATTTAGGTGTG GACATGGTCCCGCCAAAAGATCCCTACATCAAAGTGAGGGTACTAGAGGATATTGGAAATGTTCTGCTCAGTGATCAGTCAGCTAACTTAGCTCGCCATGCAATTCTTTTTCTCAGAAGAACTGATGCTGAGCAATACATCTCCCAG GGCTTAATGGAAGAGCTGACTGGTTGA